One region of Thiorhodovibrio frisius genomic DNA includes:
- a CDS encoding type I restriction-modification system subunit M, with product MPNVSNLVKTIQDIMRKDAGTYGDAQRLEQLGWMFFLKIFDDREKELELLRDDYRSPLPERLRWSNWATDDEGITGDALLDFVNNDLLPRLKALTSVGDRLAGLIRMSFEDANNYMKNGTLMRQVINKINGIDFNASDDRHMFGDIYEKLLKDLQSAGNAGEFYTPRAVTQFIVEQVDPRLGETILDPACGTGGFLTCAVEHLRKQAKTEADERGIQDCFAGIEKKHLPHVLCMTNLLLHGIDVPSNVRHDNTLARPLRDWGPKERVDVIVTNPPFGGMEEDGIEANFPAEFRTRETADLFLVLLMKILKPGGRAGLVLPDGTLFGEGVKTRIKEALLTDCNLHTIVRLPNGVFNPYTGIRTNLLFFTKGVPTTHVWYYEHPYPPGAKSYNKGKPIRIEEFQPERAWWGEEKDGFKSRVENEQAWRVSVDQIKAGNFNLDLKNPHKADTGPGNLDQLLPEYEQLLDQIAETRAQLKAQLMEALTR from the coding sequence ATGCCCAACGTCTCCAACCTGGTCAAGACCATCCAGGACATCATGCGCAAAGACGCCGGCACCTACGGCGACGCTCAGCGGCTCGAACAACTCGGCTGGATGTTTTTCCTCAAGATCTTCGATGACCGCGAGAAGGAGTTGGAGCTACTGCGCGACGACTACCGCTCGCCGCTCCCCGAACGGCTGCGCTGGTCCAATTGGGCGACGGACGACGAGGGCATCACCGGCGACGCCCTGCTCGATTTCGTCAACAACGACCTGCTGCCCAGGCTCAAGGCCCTGACTAGCGTTGGCGACCGCCTCGCCGGGCTCATCCGCATGAGCTTTGAGGATGCCAACAACTACATGAAAAACGGCACCCTGATGCGGCAGGTGATCAACAAGATCAACGGCATCGACTTCAACGCCTCCGACGACCGCCACATGTTTGGCGACATCTACGAAAAGCTGCTGAAGGACCTGCAATCCGCCGGCAATGCCGGCGAGTTCTACACCCCGCGCGCCGTCACCCAGTTCATCGTCGAGCAGGTCGATCCGCGTCTCGGCGAGACCATCCTCGACCCCGCCTGCGGCACCGGGGGCTTCCTCACCTGCGCCGTCGAGCACCTGCGCAAGCAGGCCAAGACCGAAGCCGACGAGCGCGGCATCCAGGACTGCTTCGCCGGCATTGAGAAGAAGCACCTGCCGCATGTGCTGTGCATGACCAACCTCCTCCTGCACGGCATCGACGTACCCTCCAATGTCCGCCACGACAACACGCTCGCCCGTCCATTGCGGGACTGGGGGCCGAAGGAGCGGGTGGACGTCATCGTCACCAATCCGCCCTTCGGCGGCATGGAGGAGGACGGCATCGAGGCCAACTTCCCCGCCGAATTCCGCACCCGCGAGACCGCCGATCTGTTCCTCGTGCTGCTGATGAAGATCCTCAAGCCCGGCGGCCGTGCGGGCCTGGTGCTGCCCGACGGCACCCTCTTCGGCGAGGGTGTGAAGACCCGCATCAAAGAAGCGCTGCTCACCGACTGCAACCTCCACACCATCGTTCGCCTGCCCAACGGCGTCTTCAATCCCTACACCGGCATCCGCACCAACCTGCTGTTCTTTACCAAGGGTGTTCCCACCACCCACGTCTGGTACTACGAGCACCCCTATCCGCCCGGCGCCAAGAGCTACAACAAGGGCAAACCCATCCGCATCGAGGAGTTCCAGCCCGAGCGCGCCTGGTGGGGCGAGGAGAAGGACGGCTTTAAATCCCGCGTGGAAAACGAGCAAGCCTGGCGTGTCTCCGTCGACCAGATCAAGGCCGGCAACTTCAACCTCGACCTCAAGAACCCGCACAAGGCCGACACCGGCCCCGGCAACCTGGACCAACTCCTGCCCGAATACGAACAGCTCCTCGACCAGATCGCCGAGACGCGCGCACAGTTAAAGGCACAGCTCATGGAAGCCCTGACGCGATGA
- a CDS encoding DUF1016 N-terminal domain-containing protein — MKAQELTLYRDLLGDIKARVRQAQHRAALSANAEMIRLYWDIGCLIAARQEREGWGAGVIPRLATDLKNELPEQKGFSERNLKYMIRFAREYGVPPLVPQAAAPLVQQRAALSRSPKNPTMTIVQQPAAQSLFPLDIILGLPWFHHVVLFEKIKDLPTRLWYARQTLDQGWSRDTLRVQIKQRAHERQGGAVTNFASTLPEVHASIAQGLLKDPYLFAKVDQLMTLMDVLETQLAASRATAANLLDALVAELTAA, encoded by the coding sequence ATGAAGGCCCAGGAACTCACGCTCTACCGCGACCTGCTCGGGGACATCAAGGCCCGTGTTCGCCAGGCCCAGCACCGCGCGGCCCTGTCTGCCAATGCCGAAATGATCCGCCTCTATTGGGATATCGGCTGCCTGATCGCCGCGCGGCAGGAGCGGGAGGGCTGGGGCGCTGGGGTCATCCCGCGACTAGCGACTGATCTGAAGAACGAGTTGCCGGAACAGAAGGGATTCTCTGAAAGAAACCTGAAATACATGATCCGGTTTGCCCGGGAATACGGTGTTCCGCCACTTGTGCCGCAGGCTGCGGCACCATTGGTGCAGCAACGCGCTGCACTTTCTCGATCCCCAAAAAATCCGACTATGACAATTGTGCAGCAGCCTGCTGCACAATCGCTCTTCCCGCTCGACATCATCCTTGGCCTGCCCTGGTTTCATCATGTCGTGCTGTTTGAAAAGATCAAAGACCTTCCGACCCGCCTCTGGTACGCACGGCAGACCCTGGACCAGGGCTGGAGCCGCGACACCCTCAGGGTGCAGATCAAGCAGCGGGCGCACGAGCGTCAGGGCGGAGCAGTCACCAACTTCGCCAGCACACTGCCGGAGGTTCACGCCAGCATCGCTCAGGGACTGCTGAAAGACCCCTACCTCTTCGCCAAAGTGGATCAACTGATGACCTTGATGGATGTGTTGGAAACGCAGCTCGCCGCCTCCCGCGCCACCGCCGCGAACCTACTCGACGCCCTCGTCGCGGAGCTCACCGCCGCCTGA
- a CDS encoding NHLP leader peptide family RiPP precursor — MPMSGAYINLGSCIGNTMNDQSKQYQQLINKCWADEAFKQRLLANPAETLKSEGIEVPEGVRVQAVENTAQVFNLVIPARPKELSDEELEVAGGMEDIFREGRYGSKLF, encoded by the coding sequence ATGCCCATGAGCGGCGCATACATCAACCTAGGGTCTTGTATAGGAAACACCATGAACGACCAATCCAAGCAGTATCAGCAACTCATCAATAAGTGCTGGGCCGACGAGGCCTTTAAGCAGCGGCTCTTGGCAAACCCCGCTGAGACGCTCAAGTCAGAGGGTATCGAGGTGCCTGAGGGTGTTCGGGTGCAGGCAGTGGAGAACACCGCGCAGGTCTTTAATCTGGTGATTCCCGCCCGGCCTAAAGAGCTCTCGGATGAGGAGTTGGAGGTAGCTGGGGGGATGGAAGATATTTTTAGGGAAGGTCGTTATGGAAGCAAGTTGTTTTGA
- a CDS encoding DUF433 domain-containing protein, which produces MNRKEPLSADPRICHGKVCVKGTRIMVSVILDNLAGQMLQLLDKQPLRREYSR; this is translated from the coding sequence ATGAACCGGAAAGAACCACTCAGCGCCGACCCGCGCATCTGTCACGGAAAAGTGTGCGTCAAAGGGACGCGTATCATGGTGTCCGTGATCCTCGACAATCTGGCAGGCCAGATGTTGCAGCTCCTCGATAAGCAACCGTTACGGCGGGAATACAGCCGATAG
- a CDS encoding monovalent cation:proton antiporter-2 (CPA2) family protein: MGGLLFHAFVYLCAAVIAVPIAKRLGLGSVLGYLIAGIVIGPVIGLVGSETQEIQHFAEFGVVMMLFLVGLEVEPRLLWEMRARLLGLGGLQVAVTAGLIAAIALALGSEWRIAFAIGLIFSLSSTAIVLQTLNEKGLTKTEGGRASFSVLLFQDIAVIPMLALIPLLALPELAGHGAAEAVAQGHGDAMSLVAGLPGWAHAGVVLGAVAVVLLGGHFLSRPLFRFIADARLREIFTASALLLVVGIALLMTLVELSPALGTFLAGVVLANSEFRHELESDIEPFKGLLLGLFFITVGAGIDFDVLFGDFGMVLGLTLGLMVLKGSVLLGLTRLFQLDSRDGWLLTLGLAQAGEFGFVLLSFTVQNSVIPQDLAKTLSLVVALSMLLTPALFILYDKLVLPQLRSTGAAQPDTIDEQGAVVIAGNGRFGQIVNRLLVAGGVRTVVLDHEATVIDMARKLGIKSYYGDASRPDLLEAAGIKHAAAFVIAIDDPERAMEMVERVHRHYPGVRILARAFDVNHLYLLRKAGVDLAERELFEASLKLGAETLKVLGLHPFKVEKMVRAFRRHDESGLDQLYELWDENPDIARNRALHARARQHGEALAELMEADRLQLHDRSERGWTPPPKGYTKDMETASVGEAALQGDRLP, from the coding sequence ATGGGCGGGCTCCTGTTCCACGCCTTCGTCTATCTCTGCGCCGCGGTGATCGCCGTGCCGATCGCCAAGCGCCTCGGGCTGGGTTCGGTGCTCGGCTACTTGATCGCCGGCATCGTCATTGGTCCCGTTATCGGGCTGGTGGGTTCGGAGACCCAGGAGATCCAGCACTTCGCCGAGTTCGGCGTGGTCATGATGCTGTTTCTCGTCGGCCTTGAGGTGGAACCGCGCCTGCTGTGGGAGATGCGCGCCCGCCTACTTGGGCTCGGGGGGTTGCAGGTCGCGGTGACCGCTGGCTTGATCGCCGCCATCGCCCTGGCCCTGGGCAGCGAGTGGCGCATCGCCTTCGCCATCGGGCTGATTTTCTCGCTGTCCTCCACCGCCATCGTCCTGCAGACCTTGAACGAGAAGGGGCTGACCAAGACCGAGGGCGGGCGGGCCAGCTTCTCGGTGCTGTTGTTCCAAGACATCGCCGTAATCCCCATGCTGGCGCTGATCCCACTGCTGGCCCTGCCCGAGCTGGCCGGTCATGGAGCGGCGGAGGCAGTTGCCCAGGGCCACGGGGATGCCATGAGCCTGGTCGCCGGTCTCCCCGGCTGGGCCCATGCCGGGGTGGTGCTGGGCGCGGTGGCGGTGGTGTTGCTTGGCGGGCATTTTCTCTCCCGGCCTCTGTTCCGTTTCATCGCCGACGCACGCTTGCGCGAGATCTTCACCGCCAGCGCCTTGCTGCTGGTGGTGGGTATCGCCCTGTTGATGACCCTGGTGGAGCTCTCGCCGGCGTTGGGAACCTTCCTCGCCGGCGTCGTGCTGGCCAACAGTGAGTTCCGCCATGAACTCGAATCCGACATCGAGCCGTTCAAGGGGCTGCTGCTCGGACTCTTCTTCATCACTGTCGGCGCCGGTATCGATTTCGACGTCCTGTTCGGCGACTTCGGGATGGTGCTCGGCCTGACCCTGGGCCTGATGGTCCTCAAAGGCTCAGTGCTGCTCGGGCTCACCCGGCTGTTCCAGCTGGACTCCCGTGATGGCTGGCTGCTCACCCTCGGGCTCGCCCAAGCCGGCGAGTTCGGTTTCGTACTGCTGAGCTTCACGGTCCAGAACAGCGTGATTCCCCAAGATCTGGCCAAGACACTCTCCCTGGTGGTCGCTCTGTCCATGCTGCTGACCCCGGCGCTGTTCATCCTCTACGACAAGCTGGTCCTCCCGCAACTACGCAGCACGGGTGCCGCCCAGCCCGACACCATCGACGAACAGGGCGCTGTGGTGATTGCCGGCAATGGCCGTTTCGGTCAGATCGTTAACCGGCTCCTGGTCGCCGGCGGTGTGCGAACCGTCGTGTTGGATCACGAGGCGACAGTCATCGACATGGCCCGCAAGCTTGGTATCAAGAGCTACTACGGCGATGCATCGCGTCCTGATCTGCTGGAGGCAGCGGGGATCAAGCACGCGGCCGCCTTTGTCATTGCCATTGATGACCCCGAGCGTGCCATGGAGATGGTCGAGCGCGTGCACCGGCACTATCCGGGGGTCCGAATCCTGGCCCGCGCCTTTGACGTCAATCATCTGTACCTGCTCCGCAAGGCCGGCGTGGACCTGGCCGAGCGCGAACTCTTCGAGGCATCGCTGAAGCTGGGCGCCGAGACGCTCAAGGTGCTCGGTCTCCACCCCTTCAAGGTCGAGAAGATGGTTCGAGCCTTCCGCCGGCATGACGAGTCTGGCCTCGACCAGCTCTACGAACTCTGGGATGAGAACCCGGACATCGCCCGCAACCGAGCACTGCATGCGCGGGCGAGACAGCATGGCGAGGCGCTGGCGGAGCTGATGGAGGCCGACCGGCTCCAACTGCATGATCGCTCAGAGCGCGGTTGGACACCGCCGCCGAAGGGTTACACCAAGGACATGGAAACGGCCAGCGTAGGGGAAGCAGCCCTCCAAGGGGATAGATTGCCATGA